A region from the uncultured Holophaga sp. genome encodes:
- the leuD gene encoding 3-isopropylmalate dehydratase small subunit, which yields MNPFTTFESPIAVLPVDNIDTDQIIPARFLKTTTKAGLGKAAFSDWRYDAEGQPRPDFVLNQVPGVQVLVAGDNFGCGSSREHAPWALTDYGFRAVVSTSFADIFFGNALKNGLLPIKVTPEIHAKLMGQGSGTKVRVDLENQVLTLADGTLVAFPVDPFSKQCMLLGVDELGYLLQFEADIAGYETSHAAAYDTRTAL from the coding sequence ATGAATCCCTTCACGACCTTCGAGTCCCCCATCGCCGTCCTGCCCGTCGACAATATCGACACCGACCAGATCATTCCCGCCCGCTTCCTGAAGACCACCACCAAGGCCGGGCTCGGCAAGGCGGCCTTCAGTGACTGGCGTTACGATGCCGAGGGCCAGCCCCGTCCCGACTTCGTCCTCAACCAGGTCCCCGGTGTCCAGGTTCTGGTGGCCGGGGACAACTTCGGCTGCGGCAGCTCCCGCGAGCATGCCCCCTGGGCTCTCACCGACTACGGCTTCCGCGCCGTGGTCAGCACCTCCTTCGCCGACATCTTCTTCGGCAACGCTCTCAAGAATGGTCTGCTGCCCATCAAGGTCACCCCTGAAATCCACGCAAAGCTGATGGGGCAGGGCAGCGGTACCAAGGTCAGGGTGGACCTGGAAAACCAGGTCCTCACCCTGGCCGACGGAACTCTGGTGGCGTTCCCGGTCGATCCCTTCTCCAAGCAGTGCATGCTGCTCGGGGTGGACGAGCTCGGGTACCTCCTCCAGTTCGAGGCGGACATCGCGGGCTACGAGACCTCGCACGCCGCCGCCTACGACACCCGCACCGCCCTCTAG
- the nifJ gene encoding pyruvate:ferredoxin (flavodoxin) oxidoreductase, whose product MAERRIVTLDGNEAAASVAHRTNEVIAIYPITPSSTMGELSDEWSAQGRKNIWNTVPLVVEMQSEGGAAGAVHGSLQAGALTTSFTASQGLLLFIPNMYKIAGELTPFVLHVTARTLATHALSIFGDHSDVMSCRQTGFAMLASDGVQTAHDFALISQSSTLRSRVPFLHFFDGFRTSHEVNKIEMLTDEDLRSMVTDELVDSHRKRGLTPDAPMVRGTAQNPDTFFQAREACNVYYDACAGIVQEEMDKFAKLTGRQYKLYEYYGAPDAERVIITMGSACDVIHEYLDWAQTQGEKVGVLKVRLYRPFSVKHLVEALPATVKSIAVLDRLKEPGAVGEPLFVDVVAGLREARERGLTTLDPKVVGGRYGLASKEFTPACVKAVYDNLAQATPKSNFSVGIVDDVTHLSLDVDAEFDIEPDEVKRAMFFGLGADGTVGANKNSIKIIAEETPNYGQGYFVYDSKKSGAMTTSHLRFGPKPIRSAYLIRKANFVACHQTSFIDKYDMLSCAAPGATFLLNTPYSKDEVWETLPKEVQQDLIAKKMKLYVIDAYEVGRKTGMGVRINTIMQVCFFAISGVLPKDEAIDQIKKSIKKTYGKKGDAVVQKNFQAVDETLANLYEVSIPAAVTATRVRPPFVSDRAPEFTQKVQAIMMANQGDQLPVSAFPVDGTWPLGTTKWEKRNIAIDIPVWNPDVCIQCNKCSTICPHAAIRPQVYDAALLAGAPATFKSTDYKGLEFKGQKFTIQVAPEDCTGCGICVANCPAKDKVNEGKKAINMAPQMPLREAEVENFAFFQSLPFPDRAELKLDIKGTAFKEPLFEFSGACAGCGETPYVKMLTQLFGDRAFIANATGCSSIYGGNLPTTPYTVNKDGRGPAWSNSLFEDNAEYGFGMRMAVDKYEENALELLQAFAGQLGDELVAGLVSADQSTEGGIQAQRERVAALKAKLEAIASPEAKRFLGIADYLVKKSVWILGGDGWAYDIGYGGLDHVIAQNRNVNILVLDTEVYSNTGGQASKATPLGASAKFAMAGKATGKKDLAMIAMSYGNVYVAKIALGARDAQTVKALQEAESYDGPSLIIAYSHCIAQGFDLVRGVEQQKLAVDSGHWPLFRFDPRRALNGEAPLQMDSAAPKVDLASYIMNENRFKVVERANPEGFKNILAAAQRDVTNRFALYESMAKVVPAKKD is encoded by the coding sequence ATGGCCGAAAGACGCATTGTTACCCTTGACGGTAACGAGGCAGCGGCATCGGTTGCGCATCGCACGAATGAGGTGATCGCGATCTACCCTATCACGCCCTCTTCCACCATGGGCGAGCTTTCTGATGAGTGGAGCGCCCAGGGCCGGAAGAACATCTGGAACACCGTGCCCCTGGTGGTCGAGATGCAGTCCGAGGGCGGTGCGGCTGGTGCGGTGCACGGCTCCCTCCAGGCCGGTGCGCTGACCACCTCCTTCACGGCCTCCCAGGGTCTGCTGCTCTTCATCCCCAACATGTACAAGATCGCGGGTGAGCTCACCCCCTTCGTGCTGCATGTCACCGCCCGCACCCTGGCCACCCATGCGCTGTCCATCTTCGGCGATCACTCCGACGTGATGTCCTGCCGTCAGACGGGCTTCGCCATGCTGGCTTCGGACGGTGTCCAGACCGCCCACGACTTCGCCCTCATCTCCCAGTCCTCCACCCTGCGCAGCCGGGTGCCCTTCCTGCACTTCTTCGACGGCTTCCGGACCTCCCATGAGGTCAACAAGATCGAGATGCTGACGGACGAGGACCTGCGCAGCATGGTCACCGACGAGCTGGTGGACAGCCACCGCAAGCGCGGCCTGACCCCCGATGCCCCCATGGTCCGCGGCACCGCCCAGAACCCCGACACCTTCTTCCAGGCCCGTGAGGCCTGCAACGTCTACTACGACGCCTGTGCCGGGATCGTGCAGGAGGAGATGGACAAGTTCGCCAAGCTCACCGGCCGCCAGTACAAGCTCTACGAGTACTACGGCGCCCCCGATGCCGAGCGCGTCATCATCACCATGGGCTCCGCCTGTGATGTGATCCACGAGTACCTCGACTGGGCGCAGACCCAGGGGGAGAAGGTGGGCGTCCTCAAGGTCCGCCTCTACCGCCCCTTCTCCGTCAAGCACCTGGTGGAGGCCCTGCCCGCCACCGTCAAGAGCATCGCCGTCCTGGACCGCCTCAAGGAGCCCGGTGCCGTGGGTGAGCCCCTCTTCGTGGACGTGGTCGCCGGACTGCGGGAGGCCCGTGAGCGCGGCCTGACCACCCTGGATCCCAAGGTCGTCGGCGGTCGCTATGGTCTGGCCAGCAAAGAGTTCACCCCTGCCTGTGTGAAGGCTGTCTACGACAACCTGGCCCAGGCCACCCCCAAGTCCAACTTCAGCGTGGGCATCGTCGATGATGTCACCCACCTCAGCCTGGATGTGGACGCCGAGTTCGACATCGAGCCCGATGAGGTGAAGCGCGCCATGTTCTTCGGCCTCGGGGCCGACGGCACCGTGGGCGCCAACAAGAACTCCATCAAGATCATCGCCGAGGAGACCCCCAACTACGGTCAGGGCTACTTCGTCTACGACTCCAAGAAGTCCGGCGCCATGACCACCAGCCACCTGCGCTTCGGGCCCAAGCCCATCCGCTCGGCCTACCTCATCCGCAAGGCCAACTTCGTGGCCTGCCACCAGACCAGCTTCATCGACAAGTACGACATGCTGAGCTGCGCGGCCCCCGGCGCCACCTTCCTGCTGAACACCCCATACAGCAAGGACGAGGTCTGGGAGACCCTGCCCAAGGAAGTCCAGCAGGACCTCATCGCCAAGAAGATGAAGCTCTACGTGATCGATGCCTATGAAGTGGGTCGCAAGACCGGCATGGGCGTGCGCATCAATACCATCATGCAGGTGTGCTTCTTCGCCATCTCCGGCGTCCTGCCCAAGGACGAGGCCATCGACCAGATCAAGAAGAGCATCAAGAAGACCTACGGCAAGAAGGGTGATGCCGTGGTCCAGAAGAACTTCCAGGCCGTGGACGAGACCCTGGCGAACCTCTACGAGGTGAGCATCCCCGCTGCGGTCACCGCCACCCGGGTTCGTCCTCCCTTCGTCTCCGACAGGGCCCCCGAGTTCACCCAGAAGGTCCAGGCCATCATGATGGCCAACCAGGGCGATCAGCTCCCCGTCAGCGCCTTCCCCGTGGACGGCACCTGGCCCCTGGGCACCACCAAGTGGGAGAAGCGCAACATCGCCATCGACATCCCGGTCTGGAACCCCGATGTCTGCATCCAGTGCAACAAGTGCTCCACCATCTGCCCCCACGCCGCCATCCGTCCCCAGGTCTATGACGCCGCCCTCCTGGCCGGTGCCCCTGCGACTTTCAAGAGCACGGACTACAAGGGCCTGGAGTTCAAGGGCCAGAAGTTCACCATCCAGGTGGCCCCTGAGGACTGCACCGGCTGCGGCATCTGCGTGGCCAACTGCCCGGCCAAGGACAAGGTCAACGAGGGGAAGAAGGCCATCAACATGGCTCCCCAGATGCCCCTGCGCGAGGCCGAGGTCGAGAACTTCGCCTTCTTCCAGTCGCTGCCCTTCCCTGATCGTGCCGAGCTGAAGCTCGACATCAAGGGCACGGCCTTCAAGGAGCCCCTCTTCGAGTTCAGCGGTGCTTGCGCCGGCTGCGGCGAGACCCCCTACGTCAAGATGCTCACTCAGCTCTTCGGCGACCGGGCCTTCATCGCCAACGCCACGGGCTGCTCCTCCATCTACGGCGGCAACCTGCCCACCACCCCCTACACCGTGAACAAGGATGGCCGCGGGCCTGCCTGGTCCAACAGCCTCTTCGAGGACAACGCGGAATACGGCTTCGGCATGCGCATGGCCGTGGACAAGTATGAGGAGAACGCCCTCGAGCTGCTGCAGGCCTTCGCCGGGCAGCTGGGCGATGAGCTGGTGGCCGGTCTGGTCAGTGCCGACCAGAGCACCGAAGGCGGTATCCAGGCCCAGCGTGAGCGGGTCGCTGCCCTCAAGGCCAAGCTCGAGGCCATCGCTTCCCCTGAGGCCAAGCGTTTCCTCGGCATCGCCGACTATCTGGTGAAGAAGAGCGTCTGGATCCTCGGCGGCGACGGCTGGGCCTACGACATCGGCTACGGCGGTCTCGACCACGTCATCGCCCAGAACCGCAACGTCAACATCCTGGTGCTCGACACTGAGGTCTACTCCAACACCGGTGGTCAGGCCTCCAAGGCCACCCCCCTGGGCGCCTCCGCCAAGTTCGCCATGGCGGGCAAGGCCACGGGCAAGAAGGATCTGGCCATGATCGCCATGTCCTATGGCAACGTCTACGTAGCCAAGATCGCCCTGGGTGCCCGGGATGCCCAGACCGTGAAGGCCCTGCAGGAAGCCGAGAGCTATGATGGTCCCTCCCTGATCATCGCCTACAGCCACTGCATCGCCCAGGGCTTCGACCTGGTGCGCGGTGTGGAGCAGCAGAAGCTCGCCGTGGACTCCGGCCACTGGCCCCTGTTCCGCTTCGACCCCCGTCGCGCCCTCAATGGCGAGGCGCCCCTCCAGATGGACAGCGCCGCCCCCAAGGTGGATCTCGCGAGCTACATCATGAACGAGAACCGCTTCAAGGTTGTCGAGCGCGCCAACCCCGAGGGCTTCAAGAACATCCTGGCCGCCGCCCAGCGCGACGTCACCAACCGCTTTGCCCTCTACGAGAGCATGGCCAAGGTGGTTCCCGCCAAGAAGGACTGA